A DNA window from Arachis duranensis cultivar V14167 chromosome 3, aradu.V14167.gnm2.J7QH, whole genome shotgun sequence contains the following coding sequences:
- the LOC107482043 gene encoding protein TRIGALACTOSYLDIACYLGLYCEROL 1, chloroplastic translates to MQAATYGSVFCFSHRNLRINAQTSLVKLHALHPSQLDRKFERNLGPHMHNFPINRKPSRLYVLPNTNDGHPSASTVDDGMNTNHAPSGTSPTFLSNWSPPRYLWRGLSVLILAGQVIMKTLKGKVHWRNTLQQLERVGPRSVGVCLLTAAFVGMAFTIQFVREFTRLGLNRSVGGVLALAFSRELSPVVTSIVVAGRIGSAFAAELGTMQVSEQTDTLRVLGSDPVDYLVTPRVIATCVALPFLTLLCFTIGMASSALLADSVYGVSINIILDSAQRALRPWDIISAMIKSQVFGSIISIVSCAWGVTTLGGAKGVGESTTSAVVISLVGIFVADFALSYCFFQGAGDQLKNCI, encoded by the exons ATGCAAGCAGCAACTTACGGTTCTGTATTCTGTTTCTCTCACAG AAACTTAAGAATAAATGCACAGACAAGTTTGGTGAAATTACATGCACTGCATCCCTCTCAGCTTGATCGGAAGTTTGAACGAAATTTGGGACCTCATATGCATAACTTTCCCATTAATAGAAAACCAAGCAGATTGTATGTGCTTCCGAACACAAATGATGGCCACCCTTCTGCTTCTACTGTGGATGATGGAATGAACACAAACCATGCTCCTAGTGGCACGTCCCCAACGTTTCTCAGCAATTGGTCACCTCCAAGGTACCTGTGGAGGGGCTTGTCAGTTTTAATCTTGGCAGGACAGGTAATAATGAAGACTTTAAAGGGAAAGGTTCATTGGAGGAATACTCTTCAACAATTGGAGAGAGTTGGTCCAAGATCAGTTGGGGTATGTCTCTTAACTGCGGCATTTGTCGGCATGGCCTTCACAATTCAATTTGTTAGAGAGTTCACTAGGTTAGGATTGAATAGATCTGTGGGTGGAGTTTTGGCTCTGGCTTTCTCAAGGGAGCTAAGTCCTGTGGTTACATCAATTGTGGTTGCTGGACGCATTGGAAGTGCATTTGCAGCAGAGTTAGGAACAATGCAGGTTTCTGAGCAAACTGATACATTGAGAGTTCTTGGTTCAGACCCTGTTGATTATCTTGTAACACCAAGAGTGATAGCCACTTGTGTTGCCCTACCCTTCTTGACTTTATTGTGTTTTACAATAGGGATGGCATCTAGCGCCCTCCTTGCTGATAGTGTTTATGGTGTGAGCATTAACATAATTTTGGATTCGGCTCAGCGAGCTCTTAGACCATGGGATATTATTAGTGCAATGATCAAGTCTCAGGTTTTCGGCTCTATCATATCTATAGTGAGCTGCGCATGGGGAGTCACGACTTTAGGAGGCGCTAAAGGTGTTGGAGAATCAACAACTTCAGCTGTAGTTATTTCTCTGGTTGGGATCTTCGTTGCTGATTTTGCTCTTTCTTATTGTTTCTTTCAAGGAGCTGGAGATCAGCTGAAGAATTGCATTTAA
- the LOC107481971 gene encoding probable transmembrane ascorbate ferrireductase 3 — MRSSSTLALAQLFGFLALILLLVWLLHYRGGIEYDSEDPDRVFNVHPFLMYFGFIFLVGQAIMTHHMVTIEWTTRKTIHAMLHLIAIVLGIVGICAVFKYHDMVNLVDVYSLHSWIGLGTFCLFGLQWLGGLMFMFGARESRVSMSPWHIAGGRALLYMAICAAMTGFMNRYAMLKLLPHQRETHLINFTALAILLFGVFVDISVGLAHYGH, encoded by the exons ATGCGTTCTAGCAGTACCTTGGCTTTAGCACAGTTGTTTGGCTTCCTTGCCCTCATCCTCTTGCTTGTTTGGTTGCTGCATTACCGCGGCGGAATCGAGTATGATTCTGAAGATCCTGATCGCGTCTTCAAC GTTCACCCTTTTCTGATGTACTTTGGGTTCATTTTCCTTGTTGGCCAAG CGATAATGACACACCACATGGTAACAATAGAATGGACAACACGAAAGACGATTCATGCAATGCTTCATTTGATTGCTATAGTACTTGGAATTGTTGGTATATGTGCAGTGTTCAAGTACCATGATATGGTCAACTTGGTTGATGTATACAGCCTGCACTCATGGATTGGCCTTGGTACCTTCTGCTTGTTCGGCTTGCAGTGGCTTGGTGGACTAATGTTCATGTTCGGAGCTCGAGAATCAAGAGTTTCAATGTCTCCATGGCACATAGCTGGCGGTAGAGCACTGTTGTACATGGCAATATGTGCTGCAATGACGGGTTTCATGAATAGGTATGCAATGTTGAAACTATTACCGCACCAGAGAGAGACTCATTTGATCAACTTCACCGCCCTTGCAATTCTCTTGTTTGGTGTCTTTGTCGATATCTCAGTTGGTTTGGCTCATTATGGCCATTGA
- the LOC107482042 gene encoding protein OBERON 3 yields the protein MIGGKELRNGGVDSADESSRSKLTRPNFEPSREYPDKKGVEFLRDSEMGGVHSKPTSSSMVGGASSGLQELTLSYLCDAQGLGLAADKDIPIPGKSLLLNNHSLEKVVSHKGKEILVSENSNHLDGGKFVERDFLSLSDTRENNSSKRSVEEEEEEQESNREKKPRLETLNLSLALPDVSLSLTASNALQNGADQQQPQPLRPKPTRPSTTTWSNNDCTATASLSYSYSHPFSHNPSCSLTRNSTDNFDYSVSKDDQIWNCGEGTNGSVHSRFKPIGDGVGFSNHGGGISSFMQGNSQFKTTSSDNHSFFPSELPARPRFEAQSGDSRGRNSENVRFLEGLDGGGKMKKLSRPERILREVVSESVPAAALMIQELADEVIASTKEYLKNLIEKPDKKDELVSLQSRLERRSDLSKETLSKCHKVQLEILVSVKMGLANFLSGKIQLSEMVEVFLYRRCRNVNCKSLLPVDDCDCKICSGNKGFCSSCMCPICLNFDCASNTCSWVGCDVCSHWCHAVCGIQRNLIKPGPSLKGPAGTSEMQFHCIGCGHASEMFGFVKDVFMCCAKDWGLETLMKELDCVRKIFRGSEDRKGKELHVKTDDMLLKLQTKMASPSDACNYITQFFNYADNLPDFPLSAISAKDIASSQSNITKDTPSLPKTSSLMPKYAYDMSYSRPHSGALPNDLHQKDFKASILSELKTEADFQLGALLRKGGLDSLESIVRIKEAEAKMFQTKADEARREAEGFQKMIRTKTAQMEEEYAEKLAKLCLHETEEMRRKKLEELKVLEGSHYDYYKMKKRMQDEIDGLLERMEATKQQWV from the exons ATGATTGGAGGTAAGGAACTTCGTAATGGTGGTGTTGACTCTGCGGATGAAAGCTCAAGAAGCAAGCTCACAAGGCCGAATTTTGAGCCCAGCAGGGAGTACCCGGATAAGAAAGGTGTTGAATTTCTGAGAGATTCAGAGATGGGTGGTGTTCACTCAAAGCCCACAAGCAGCAGCATGGTTGGTGGTGCCAGCTCAGGATTGCAAGAACTCACCCTCAGCTACCTCTGTGATGCACAAGGGCTGGGTCTTGCTGCTGATAAGGATATTCCTATTCCTGGTAAGAGCTTATTGCTGAATAATCATTCTTTAGAAAAAGTTGTTAGCCACAAGGGCAAAGAGATTCTTGTTTCCGAGAATTCAAATCATCTTGATGGTGGTAAATTTGTTGAAAGAGATTTCTTGAGCCTGAGTGATACCAGAGAGAATAACTCCTCAAAGCGATCggttgaggaagaagaagaggagcaaGAGAGTAATAGGGAGAAGAAGCCAAGGCTTGAGACACTGAATCTCTCTCTTGCTTTGCCTGATGTCTCACTCTCTCTCACCGCTTCAAACGCCTTACAAAACGGTGCTGATCAGCAACAACCACAACCGCTTCGGCCTAAACCTACCAGGCCCTCAACTACAACATGGTCTAATAATGATTGCACAGCAACAGCTTCTTTGTCTTACTCTTACTCTCACCCTTTCTCACACAACCCAAGTTGCTCGCTTACCCGCAATTCAACTGATAATTTTGACTACTCTGTGAGTAAGGATGACCAAATTTGGAATTGTGGGGAGGGGACTAACGGTTCTGTTCACAGTAGGTTCAAGCCAATTGGAGATGGGGTTGGGTTTTCCAATCATGGTGGTGGTATTAGCTCCTTTATGCAGGGAAATAGCCAGTTTAAGACTACTAGTTCGGATAATCATTCCTTTTTCCCTTCTGAATTGCCTGCCAGACCAAGATTTGAAGCTCAATCTGGGGACTCAAGGGGTAGGAATTCCGAGAATGTGAGATTCTTGGAAGGGTTAGATGGTGGGGGGAAGATGAAGAAGCTCTCGAGGCCTGAGAGGATCCTGAGGGAAGTTGTTTCTGAGTCTGTTCCCGCCGCAGCACTGATGATTCAGGAGCTTGCTGATGAAGTCATAGCTTCAACCAAGGAATACCTGAAGAATCTCATTGAGAAGCCTGACAAGAAAGATGAATTGGTCAGCCTACAAAGCAGGCTTGAAAGGAGATCTGACCTCTCCAAAGAGACTCTTTCCAAGTGCCATAAGGTGCAGTTGGAGATTCTGGTTTCTGTCAAGATGGGGCTTGCAAACTTCTTATCTGGTAAAATTCAATTATCTGAAATGGTAGAGGTTTTCTTGTATAGGAGATGTAGGAATGTTAACTGCAAGAGTCTGCTTCCTGTTGATGACTGTGACTGCAAGATTTGCTCAGGGAATAAGGGATTTTGTAGTTCTTGTATGTGTCCTATTTGTTTGAACTTCGATTGCGCAAGCAATACTTGTAGTTGGGTTGGTTGTGATGTTTGTTCCCATTGGTGCCATGCTGTCTGTGGCATTCAGAGGAACCTCATCAAGCCCGGGCCGAGCTTGAAGGGACCTGCGGGGACCTCAGAAATGCAGTTTCATTGTATTGGCTGTGGACATGCTTCTGAAATGTTTGGGTTTGTTAAGGATGTGTTCATGTGTTGTGCAAAGGATTGGGGACTTGAAACCTTGATGAAGGAGCTCGACTGTGTGAGGAAGATTTTTAGGGGAAGTGAAGACCGTAAAGGGAAAGAATTGCATGTCAAAACTGATGACATGCTGTTAAAGCTTCAAACTAAAATGGCTTCTCCTTCGGATGCCTGCAATTATATCACACAATTTTTCAACT ATGCAGATAACTTGCCAGACTTTCCCCTTTCTGCCATATCTGCAAAGGATATAGCATCATCTCAATCCAACATTACGAAAGACACACCATCTCTTCCAAAAACTAGTTCCTTAATGCCTAAATATGCTTATGACATGAGCTATTCTAGGCCACATTCTGGTGCCTTGCCAAATGATCTTCATcaaaaggacttcaaagcttcCATATTAAGTGAACTAAAAACTGAGGCTGATTTCCAACTGGGGGCTTTGCTAAGGAAAGGTGGACTTGACAGCTTGGAGAGCATTGTGCGGATAAAGGAGGCGGAAGCGAAAATGTTTCAGACGAAGGCGGATGAAGCAAGGAGGGAGGCAGAAGGGTTCCAGAAGATGATCAGGACAAAGACCGCACAGATGGAAGAAGAGTATGCCGAAAAGCTAGCCAAACTGTGTTTGCATGAGACTGAGGAAATGAGGAGGAAGAAACTAGAAGAACTCAAAGTCTTGGAAGGTTCCCATTATGATTACTATAAGATGAAGAAGAGAATGCAAGATGAGATAGATGGTTTATTGGAGAGAATGGAGGCAACAAAGCAGCAATgggtttaa